A window from Candidatus Zixiibacteriota bacterium encodes these proteins:
- a CDS encoding serine protease, with amino-acid sequence MVFDWSKTIFPLLIADCGENGQPVNPKFLGTCFFTVMEGYPIFVTAKHVIEGYEDKIGDGSKNLFFATRYGKNDAIGLPAGSGVAFHNRIDIGILIIEPRSFARYKDEFRQLEISYSELPLGTEVFTFGYPDSAEIYDEFSRKKVPTINNFCFKGYVSNIADESVVGGTKRTYFLSFSGMPGISGAPLVSKGDDKLNCVGLVFSNKLLDGRYEFGLACDAEPLLDMKTIISDFKNQKA; translated from the coding sequence ATGGTTTTTGACTGGTCCAAGACAATTTTCCCACTACTAATCGCAGACTGCGGTGAGAACGGCCAGCCGGTGAACCCAAAGTTCTTGGGAACGTGCTTCTTCACCGTGATGGAGGGTTACCCAATCTTCGTGACGGCCAAACATGTAATAGAGGGATACGAGGACAAGATCGGGGACGGCTCCAAAAACCTGTTCTTCGCAACAAGATATGGTAAGAATGATGCCATAGGGCTGCCAGCGGGATCAGGGGTGGCCTTTCACAACCGGATTGATATCGGGATTCTGATTATCGAACCACGGTCCTTCGCTCGGTACAAAGATGAATTCAGACAGTTGGAGATCAGCTACTCCGAACTGCCGTTGGGCACCGAAGTTTTTACATTCGGCTATCCCGACTCCGCCGAAATCTATGACGAATTCTCCAGGAAGAAGGTCCCAACTATCAACAACTTTTGCTTTAAAGGGTATGTTTCAAACATCGCCGACGAATCCGTTGTTGGGGGGACGAAGCGCACGTACTTCCTGAGCTTTTCGGGCATGCCAGGAATAAGTGGTGCACCTCTTGTGAGCAAAGGAGATGACAAGCTGAATTGCGTAGGGCTCGTGTTCAGTAACAAACTACTTGATGGCAGGTACGAGTTCGGCCTAGCTTGCGACGCCGAACCTCTTCTTGATATGAAGACCATTATTAGTGACTTCAAGAATCAGAAGGCATAG